The DNA sequence TGGCCGTTCAGGTCACGGTCACCAACAAGGGCGAGGCGCCGACGTCGATCACTTCGGGGTTCTTCTCCATCGAAAACGCGAACGGCGAGACGGTGGAAGTCGACGTGGTCGAGTCCGCCGGACAGCAGGACCGAGTCGATGCGCCGGAACTGGCCCCTGGTGACAGCGAGACCGGTGTCGTGGTCTTCCCCGGCACCGCGGAGCCTCAGACCATCACCCTCTCCAACCTGATGGGCGAGAACCTGGCCACGGCCGAGGTGGCCTGAACCGAGCCCGGCAAGCACCGAGCCCGGCGGACCAGCGGCGGCCCGCCGGGCTTCGCCTTCCCGCGGAGCCCGGCCCGCGGGGTCATCAGGGCAGCAGCAGCGTCTTGCCCACCACCCGGCGCCCCTCCATGGCACGGTGCGCGTCGGCCGCCTCGGCCAGCGGGAAGGTCTGGCCTACGACCGGGCGCAGCCGTCCCGCCGCCGCGACGGGATTCAGCGGCGTTTTCGGGAAGGTTCAGCACGATCGCCGCGGCGGGTTTCGGCCGTACCGGAACATGGTGATGTGCTACCGGCCTCCCGTGTCGACGAGAAGTGTCTTCGGGTGGTTCATCATCAGTGTCGGCGCCGGCGAATCGTCGCCTCCGGGGACCGCCGCCAGGTCGGGGAACCGCTCGAAGACGGCCGGGAGGGCGACGTTCAGCTCCAGGCGGGCGAGCGGTTCGCCCAGGCAGCGGTGGACGCCGTGGCCGAAGGCGAGGTTGGCCCGCTTGGGACGGGTCACGTCGAAGGCGCTCGCCTCGGCCCACACGGCGGGGTCGCGGTTGGCGGCCTTGAACGCCATCAGCACCGGTTCGCCCGCAGGTAGTTCCACGCCGCCGACGGTGATGTCGCGCGCCGTGTAGATCATGGGCAGCGTGGCCACCGAGTTGTCCCAGCGCAGGATCTCCTCGATGGTCGCTTCCCAGGTCACCTCGCCACTGCGCACGAGGCGGAGCTGGTCGGGATGGGCCAGCAGCGCCCGGACGCCGTTGGCGAGGGTGCCCATGGTGGTCTCGAATCCGGCCAGGAAGAGCAGGATGATGTTGTCGAC is a window from the Streptomonospora litoralis genome containing:
- a CDS encoding DUF4352 domain-containing protein; this translates as MAGIVIIIAVMASSGDDSEGGGSAAPEAAPSASAEDVGGGQSGETAEATEDPTESADAPSFSEPVEMVAESVEYVPSPLANGGDYVAVQVTVTNKGEAPTSITSGFFSIENANGETVEVDVVESAGQQDRVDAPELAPGDSETGVVVFPGTAEPQTITLSNLMGENLATAEVA